The following proteins are co-located in the Bacteroidia bacterium genome:
- a CDS encoding restriction endonuclease subunit S codes for MNKITISPIGDILQFQRGYDLPSEYRTEGEYPVISSAGFSGTHNEYKVGGENVVTGRYGTIGKIYYYDGKCWPLNTSLYVKDFKGNLPKYIYYLLQYALNVDGKDKSTVPGVNRNVLHMLEVPYYKDHLYQEMIIRPLEAIDKKIALNKRIAAELEAMIKTIYDYWFVQFDFPDIDGKSYRSSGGEMVLDKQLKRKIPKGWECIPLNKRFAFERGVEVGAKNYSNINKNGFVPYYRVSDVGSQSDTYVDPKLLNNKLLKFEDVCVTFDGTVGKVDFGLVGGYSTGLRKIFDLEGAINNAVIYSIFKSDYAQIVINKYATGSNILHASESINHLYIAFNKRIYDKFQDVISPLFDKMLAMKKENLKLAAIRDWLLPILMNGQAVVQ; via the coding sequence ATGAATAAAATCACAATTTCACCGATTGGAGATATACTTCAGTTTCAAAGAGGCTATGATTTGCCATCAGAATATCGAACTGAGGGCGAGTATCCAGTTATCAGCTCAGCTGGTTTTTCTGGCACACATAACGAATATAAAGTTGGTGGTGAAAATGTAGTTACAGGCCGCTACGGCACAATAGGAAAAATCTATTATTATGATGGTAAATGTTGGCCCTTAAACACATCTTTGTATGTTAAAGACTTTAAAGGGAATCTTCCGAAATATATTTATTATTTGTTGCAGTATGCCCTTAATGTAGATGGAAAAGATAAAAGTACAGTTCCTGGAGTAAATAGGAATGTGCTACACATGTTAGAGGTGCCTTATTATAAAGATCATCTGTATCAAGAAATGATAATCAGACCGTTAGAAGCAATTGATAAAAAAATTGCATTAAACAAACGTATTGCCGCTGAGTTGGAAGCAATGATAAAAACAATCTATGACTATTGGTTTGTGCAGTTTGATTTTCCTGACATAGACGGTAAATCTTACCGTTCTTCTGGCGGTGAAATGGTGCTGGACAAACAACTCAAACGAAAAATTCCCAAAGGCTGGGAATGTATTCCGCTTAATAAAAGATTTGCCTTTGAGAGAGGTGTTGAAGTTGGAGCAAAGAATTATTCAAACATTAATAAAAATGGATTTGTGCCATATTATCGTGTTAGTGATGTGGGGTCACAGAGCGATACTTATGTTGATCCAAAATTACTTAACAACAAGCTTTTAAAGTTCGAAGATGTATGTGTCACCTTTGACGGAACTGTAGGGAAGGTTGATTTTGGACTTGTTGGAGGTTATTCGACCGGTTTGCGGAAAATTTTTGATTTAGAAGGTGCGATAAACAACGCTGTAATTTATTCTATTTTCAAATCAGACTATGCGCAAATAGTGATAAATAAATATGCTACAGGCTCTAATATTTTACATGCATCAGAATCAATAAATCATCTCTACATTGCATTTAATAAGAGAATCTATGATAAATTTCAAGATGTGATTTCGCCGCTATTCGACAAAATGTTAGCAATGAAAAAAGAGAACTTAAAACTTGCAGCAATCCGTGATTGGCTGTTGCCGATTTTAATGAACGGACAAGCTGTTGTGCAATAG